A DNA window from Bos mutus isolate GX-2022 chromosome 11, NWIPB_WYAK_1.1, whole genome shotgun sequence contains the following coding sequences:
- the STPG3 gene encoding LOW QUALITY PROTEIN: protein STPG3 (The sequence of the model RefSeq protein was modified relative to this genomic sequence to represent the inferred CDS: inserted 2 bases in 1 codon) translates to MNFDQKAVKFLANFHINGGRHWTHGSLKQKPPVTSQLNAAVLLSGLELGLGATWEEMWPPAVQELQVGLRTQTSPLQEPLTRNLRGLLLEQRPPIVTDLHVPGPTKYQVPDASLRESSPHPHFSIGRRHPTHEGGGRRAWHTVWFQSESPFTQKTDFNQEQKWPSPADYQLPSPPACPAFSFRGRPASRPPEARARQGVLQGXGAGPRAQPLLQAPPPTGDETGPGPSTYNILPGCRLKGPCPPAFSMGRSPLLASWVGSSCTPGPAAYDVEDCYSSRFPSAARVVIQGVRRPKRHNTGPFCAL, encoded by the exons ATGAATTTTGACCAGAAGGCGGTGAAATTCCTGGCAAATTTTCACATCAATGGAGGCAGACACTGGACCCATGGCTCCCTGAAGCAGAAGCCACCTGTGACTTCCCA GCTCAATGCTGCTGTGCTGTTGTCGGGCCTGGAACTAGGGCTGGGGGCCACCTGGGAGGAGATGTGGCCCCCAGCAGTGCAGGAGCTCCAGGTGGGGCTCAGGACACAAACCAGCCCCCTCCAGGAGCCCCTCACTCGGAACCTGAGGGGGCTGT TGCTGGAGCAACGCCCGCCCATCGTGACCGACCTGCATGTTCCCGGCCCCACCAAGTATCAGGTGCCAGACGCGTCGCTGCGAGagtcctccccacacccccacttCAGCATCGGCCGCAGACACCCCACCCATG AAGGCGGAGGCCGCAGGGCGTGGCACACTGTGTGGTTCCAGAGTGAAAGCCCCTTCACCCAGAAAACTGACTTCAACCAAGAGCAGAAG TGGCCATCGCCTGCCGACTACCAGCTGCCCAGCCCGCCTGCCTGCCCAGCCTTCAGCTTCAGGGGCCGCCCTGCCTCCAGGCCGCCTGAGGCCCGAGCCCGCCAGGGGGTGCTGCAGGG GGGCGCAGGGCCCCGGGCCCAGCCCCTCCTGCAGGCCCCTCCGCCCACAGGGGACGAGACGGGGCCTGGCCCCAGCACCTACAACATCCTTCCGGGCTGCCGTCTGAAGGGCCCGTGCCCACCCGCCTTCTCCATGGGCCGCTCGCCCCTGCTGGCCTCCTGGGTGGGCTCCT CCTGCACCCCAGGCCCGGCCGCCTACGACGTGGAGGACTGCTACAGCTCACGGTTCCCCTCGGCAGCCCGGGTGGTCATCCAAGGCGTGCGGAGGCCCAAGCGCCACAACACTGGCCCCTTCtgtgcgctctag
- the CIMIP2A gene encoding ciliary microtubule inner protein 2A yields the protein MTAPQKHNLFSPEPHYIPGPRPSLSPPCNALGGRAPHSLIFPPLAGKWLADSGEDDAAPFPLARPVLGAWPELPTRAPGARWRGCRDRALQACGGSRLRPAGQVHTCWWGPASPSRLCSYAGFYPQLRYRVGDTYGRTTAQLLTDPSVQKSPCSVLAPVAKPKFIEDFSKPKPPFVPCRDLIEPYIPHYTGLKPYKNFEMLGRFPPQEADAQGSLGGENVSRQVPLPAGFMPYPPYAPCPPGRKGDSRDLGHPGLRLALGEEAWKSTAPACEAPGQYQLYHCRRDESPPLAHWQETLDVGRFHRLPQLGHPKLIQRKAISGYAGFVPQFAWVMGMNYRDGVTQAMDEFDKSQFLLRNPICALGERLPSTHWPSNTIYRSQGLIPFYMGFIPSMQDNYALTFGNSTRKAYQKELERRSRTL from the exons ATGACAGCCCCTCAGAAGCACAACCTCTTCTCGCCAGAACCTCACTACATCCCTGG CCCAAGGCCCAGCCTGTCTCCTCCCTGCAATGCTCTGGGGGGCAGAGCTCCCCATTCTCTCATCTTTCCACCCCTTGCTGGAAAATGGCTGGCGGACAGCGGGGAGGACGACGCAGCTCCCTTCCCACTGGCCAGGCCTGTTCTCGGTGCTTGGCCTGAGCTGCCCACTCGAGCCCCAGGAGCCCGATGGCGGGGCTGCCGTGACCGCGCTCTGCAGGCGTGTGGAGGCTCTCGTCTGCGGCCCGCAGGCCAGGTCCACACCTGCTGGTGGGGCCCGGCCTCGCCCTCTCGCCTCTGCAGCTATGCCGGCTTCTACCCGCAGCTGCGCTACCGGGTGGGGGACACCTACGGGCGCACCACGGCGCAGCTGCTCACAGACCCCAGCGTGCAGAAGAGCCCCTGCTCCGTGCTGGCCCCCGTGGCCAAGCCCAAGTTCATCGAGGACTTCAGCAAGCCCAAGCCACCGTTTGTGCCCTGCCGTGACCTGATCGAGCCCTACATACCCCACTACACTG GTCTGAAGCCCTACAAGAACTTTGAGATGCTGGGCCGGTTCCCACCCCAGGAGGCGGATGCCCAGGGGTCCCTGGGGGGTGAGAATGTATCCAGGCAAGTCCCACTGCCTGCAGGCTTCATGCCCTATCCCCCTTACGCCCCCTGCCCTCCGGGCAGGAAGGGGGACTCCAGGGACCTTGGACACCCGGGGCTGCGGCTGGCATTAGGGGAAGAGGCCTGGAAGAGCACCGCCCCTGCCTGCGAGGCTCCCGGGCAATACCAG CTGTACCACTGCAGGAGGGACGAGTCCCCACCCCTCGCCCACTGGCAGGAGACACTCGACGTGGGCAGGTTCCACAGGCTGCCGCAGCTGGGCCACCCCAAGCTGATCCAGCGCAAGGCCATCTCAG gttATGCAGGCTTTGTCCCTCAGTTTGCCTGGGTGATGGGGATGAATTATCGCGATGGGGTCACACAGGCTATGGACGAGTTCGACAAGAGCCAG TTTCTGCTCAGAAATCCCATCTGTGCCCTGGGTGAGAGGCTGCCCAGCACACACTGGCCCAGCAACACCATCTACAGAAGCCAGGGCCTGATACCCTTCTACATGGGCTTCATACCCT CCATGCAGGACAACTACGCACTGACCTTCGGCAACAGCACCCGCAAGGCCTATCAGAAGGAACTGGAGAGGCGCAGCCGGACACTATGA